From the genome of Devriesea agamarum, one region includes:
- the rimO gene encoding 30S ribosomal protein S12 methylthiotransferase RimO, whose product MPPNQLAEPNVSASVLPDKSVRQGVQQASHDSSPLISDATDRTVALVTLGCVRNEVDSEELAGRLAAGGWRLVDDASDADVAVVNTCGFVEAAKKDSIDALLEAADLKTDQTARTQAVVAVGCMAERYGQQLADSLPEADAVLGFDSYTSLAQSLTGILAGQRPASHLPVDRRTMLPVSPVRRRAVVEAGDLAVPGHMPVGEGGYGGAPRTVRQRLNARPWAPLKIASGCDRRCAFCAIPSFRGAFISRTPEDILQEARWLADQGVREAFLVSENSTSYGKDFGDIQGLDRLLPQLADIPGLERIRVSYLQPAEVRPGLLEAMTQTPKVAPYFDLSFQHASAPLLRRMRRFGSREQFLDLIGRIRAASPHAGLRTNVIVGFPGETQADLDELERFLAQARLDVVGVFGYSDEEGTEAAQLDGALSPEEIEARRAHIDQLVEELTEQRAWDRVGEEHPLLVEEVAEQDTGDVSADSVAGGDAQLMSVGRIGPQGPEVDGTTSVIGELPIGRFVPVRIVGAEGVDLHAEVIA is encoded by the coding sequence ATGCCACCCAACCAGCTTGCCGAGCCGAACGTCTCTGCGTCCGTCCTCCCCGACAAGTCCGTCCGCCAGGGAGTGCAGCAGGCATCCCATGATTCGTCGCCGTTGATTTCGGATGCTACCGACCGGACTGTCGCCTTGGTGACTCTGGGGTGTGTGCGCAACGAGGTTGATTCGGAGGAGCTGGCCGGGCGTTTGGCGGCTGGCGGCTGGCGGCTCGTGGATGACGCGTCCGATGCGGATGTGGCGGTGGTCAACACCTGCGGGTTTGTTGAGGCCGCCAAAAAGGATTCGATCGACGCCCTATTGGAGGCTGCCGATCTGAAAACCGATCAGACCGCTCGCACCCAGGCGGTGGTGGCGGTGGGGTGCATGGCTGAACGGTATGGCCAGCAGCTCGCTGACTCCCTGCCGGAAGCGGATGCGGTGCTCGGCTTTGACAGTTACACCTCGTTGGCGCAGTCTCTGACGGGTATCTTGGCTGGTCAACGCCCGGCCTCTCATCTGCCGGTGGACCGTCGCACGATGCTTCCGGTCTCGCCGGTGCGACGACGAGCCGTGGTCGAGGCTGGGGATCTGGCGGTTCCCGGGCATATGCCGGTCGGTGAGGGCGGGTACGGTGGTGCTCCGCGCACGGTGCGCCAGCGTTTGAACGCTCGTCCCTGGGCTCCGCTGAAAATCGCGTCGGGTTGTGATCGGCGCTGCGCTTTTTGCGCGATCCCCTCCTTCCGAGGCGCGTTCATCTCTCGGACGCCGGAGGACATTCTCCAAGAGGCACGCTGGTTAGCGGATCAGGGGGTGCGCGAAGCATTCTTGGTGTCGGAAAATTCGACCAGCTACGGCAAAGATTTCGGTGATATCCAGGGTCTTGACCGGCTATTGCCACAGCTTGCGGACATCCCCGGTCTAGAGCGGATCCGGGTGTCTTACCTTCAGCCCGCTGAGGTACGGCCCGGCTTGTTAGAGGCCATGACTCAGACTCCTAAGGTGGCACCGTATTTTGACCTGTCATTCCAGCATGCGTCAGCTCCGCTACTCCGTCGAATGCGGCGGTTTGGTTCGCGCGAACAGTTCCTTGATTTGATCGGTCGGATCCGGGCAGCCAGCCCACACGCTGGACTGCGCACCAATGTGATCGTCGGCTTCCCGGGTGAAACGCAGGCCGACTTGGATGAGCTGGAACGCTTCCTTGCCCAGGCGCGGCTGGATGTGGTAGGGGTGTTCGGGTACTCCGACGAGGAAGGCACCGAAGCAGCGCAGCTGGATGGTGCATTGAGCCCGGAAGAGATTGAGGCTCGTCGTGCCCATATTGATCAGCTGGTGGAGGAGCTCACCGAGCAGCGGGCATGGGACCGGGTGGGTGAGGAACATCCGCTCCTGGTCGAAGAGGTGGCAGAGCAGGACACTGGTGATGTGTCCGCAGACTCCGTTGCCGGAGGCGATGCCCAACTGATGAGCGTTGGCCGGATCGGTCCGCAAGGTCCCGAAGTGGACGGCACCACGTCTGTGATCGGTGAACTTCCGATCGGACGGTTTGTGCCGGTGAGGATTGTCGGCGCTGAGGGAGTCGATCTGCACGCTGAGGTGATCGCATGA
- the pgsA gene encoding CDP-diacylglycerol--glycerol-3-phosphate 3-phosphatidyltransferase produces the protein MNTTRQGPPLWNVANVLTVVRCVMVPIFLVIAWPHDEQPAWRLLATLIFVVAMVTDFLDGHLARSRGLVTDFGKIVDPIADKAITGAALIVLSVWDYVPWWITVLILIREIGITVMRFTILRYGALPANMAGKAKTMMQSLAITICLLPLELWWSPARWFGLTLIVIALILTLWSGAVNVVDGVRLRKKALAGDAPSN, from the coding sequence ATGAACACGACCCGGCAGGGACCGCCGCTGTGGAACGTCGCCAATGTGCTGACCGTGGTGCGTTGCGTGATGGTGCCCATTTTCTTAGTGATTGCCTGGCCGCATGATGAACAGCCTGCCTGGCGCCTGCTGGCAACGCTTATTTTCGTGGTCGCCATGGTGACGGACTTTTTGGACGGGCATCTGGCCCGTTCGCGCGGTTTGGTCACAGATTTCGGAAAAATCGTGGATCCGATCGCCGACAAGGCGATCACCGGTGCTGCACTGATTGTGCTTTCGGTGTGGGACTATGTGCCCTGGTGGATCACCGTGTTGATCTTGATCCGGGAAATCGGCATCACGGTGATGCGGTTTACGATCCTGCGCTACGGTGCGCTGCCCGCGAATATGGCTGGTAAGGCCAAAACGATGATGCAGTCGTTGGCAATCACCATCTGTTTGCTTCCGCTGGAACTGTGGTGGAGCCCGGCACGGTGGTTTGGTCTCACGTTGATTGTGATCGCGCTGATCCTCACGCTGTGGTCGGGCGCGGTGAACGTAGTAGACGGTGTCCGACTGCGCAAAAAAGCGTTGGCTGGAGACGCACCGTCGAACTAG
- the recA gene encoding recombinase RecA: MAAAKKERASTLDAALAQIDRQFGKGSIMRLGDDTRPPVEVIPTGSVALDVALGIGGIPRGRIVEIYGPESSGKTTVALHAVANAQRNGGIAAFIDAEHALDPEYAKKLGVDTDSLLVSQPDTGEQALEIADMLVRSGALDIVVIDSVAALVPKAEIEGEMGDSHVGLQARLMSQALRKLTGALSTSGTTAIFINQLREKIGVFFGSPETTTGGKALKFYASVRMDIRRIETLKEGSNPVGNRTRVKVVKNKMAPPFKQAEFDILYGVGISREGGLIDLGVEHGIVRKSGAWFTYEGDQLGQGKENARTFLRDNPDLAAEIEQKILRTLGIGPYAAEVAGADASDDEFIDDDVPAKI, translated from the coding sequence ATGGCAGCAGCGAAGAAAGAACGCGCCTCCACCCTCGATGCGGCTCTCGCCCAGATCGATCGCCAGTTCGGCAAAGGGTCGATCATGCGCTTGGGTGATGACACCCGGCCCCCGGTGGAGGTTATTCCGACCGGTTCGGTTGCCTTGGATGTGGCGCTGGGTATTGGCGGTATTCCGAGGGGCCGGATTGTGGAGATCTACGGGCCGGAATCCAGCGGTAAGACGACGGTCGCCTTGCATGCGGTCGCTAATGCGCAGCGCAATGGCGGCATCGCAGCTTTTATCGACGCTGAACACGCGCTCGATCCCGAGTACGCCAAGAAACTTGGCGTCGACACGGATTCCCTGCTGGTCTCGCAGCCGGATACCGGGGAACAGGCCCTGGAGATTGCCGACATGCTGGTGCGCTCAGGCGCTTTGGATATCGTCGTGATCGACTCAGTGGCTGCGCTGGTGCCCAAGGCTGAGATCGAGGGTGAGATGGGTGATTCCCACGTCGGTTTGCAGGCCCGGCTGATGTCGCAGGCGCTGCGCAAGCTCACCGGCGCTCTGTCGACCTCGGGAACCACTGCGATCTTCATTAACCAGCTTCGCGAGAAAATCGGCGTGTTCTTCGGCAGCCCGGAGACGACGACCGGTGGTAAAGCTTTGAAGTTCTACGCTTCGGTGCGCATGGATATCCGCCGCATTGAGACGTTGAAAGAGGGTTCCAACCCGGTCGGCAACCGCACCCGGGTGAAGGTGGTCAAAAACAAGATGGCCCCGCCCTTCAAGCAGGCTGAATTCGACATCCTCTACGGAGTGGGTATTTCCCGTGAAGGTGGATTGATTGACCTGGGTGTTGAGCATGGGATCGTGCGTAAGTCCGGCGCTTGGTTCACCTATGAAGGGGATCAGCTGGGCCAGGGCAAGGAAAATGCTCGCACCTTCCTTAGGGATAACCCCGATCTCGCCGCGGAGATTGAACAAAAGATTCTGCGGACCCTCGGCATCGGTCCCTATGCAGCTGAGGTCGCTGGCGCGGACGCGTCGGATGATGAATTCATCGATGATGACGTACCGGCAAAGATCTGA
- a CDS encoding regulatory protein RecX: protein MLDEHAEAVKELAGHIEHLQAQKPTITAEVAAFEREVVAQCRYLMRLLADRRRSRYELAEALQRRDVTPELAEECLARIERAGLIDDLEFARSWISQRQRRRHRSATALAAELHSRGVSSDDITRAMRETAVADEAELCRDLVQRRLRSMGDLQHTDPRRVKRRLVDSLGRRGFSPGLAQRVVREELSR from the coding sequence ATGCTCGACGAACATGCTGAGGCGGTGAAGGAACTCGCCGGTCACATTGAGCATCTGCAGGCCCAAAAACCCACGATCACCGCGGAGGTGGCCGCATTCGAGCGCGAGGTGGTCGCCCAATGCCGCTATCTTATGCGTTTACTGGCTGATCGCCGTAGGTCACGGTATGAACTCGCCGAAGCGCTACAACGCCGCGATGTCACACCGGAACTCGCCGAGGAGTGTCTTGCACGCATCGAGCGAGCGGGATTAATTGACGACCTCGAATTTGCGCGGTCATGGATCAGCCAACGTCAGCGCCGCAGGCATCGCTCGGCCACAGCACTGGCCGCAGAGCTTCACAGCCGAGGAGTTAGTTCCGACGACATCACCCGAGCGATGCGAGAAACAGCAGTGGCCGATGAGGCAGAGCTGTGCCGAGACCTTGTACAACGCCGTTTGCGGAGCATGGGGGACTTACAGCACACCGATCCCCGCCGTGTAAAACGCCGCCTGGTGGATTCGCTAGGTCGACGAGGTTTCTCACCCGGCCTCGCGCAGCGCGTGGTGCGAGAAGAGCTCTCGCGATGA
- a CDS encoding CinA family protein translates to MEAERRDLACCLAADDAQLLLAAASARHLTVACAESLTGGMLTARLVDIPGASAVVRGGIVAYALVMKTSLLGVSEESLARTGAVTAHVAEAMAEGVRRAMGADIGLATTGVAGPGPDARGLPSGTFWVAVAGVESVRSRGYFGAVSSGLEDGRVERSRMQVRECAVGAALALAREMLTGS, encoded by the coding sequence ATGGAGGCAGAGCGCCGCGACCTGGCATGCTGCTTAGCAGCCGATGACGCCCAGTTGCTTTTGGCGGCTGCGTCGGCTCGGCACCTTACCGTGGCCTGTGCAGAATCTTTGACCGGCGGGATGCTCACGGCGAGATTGGTTGACATCCCGGGAGCGAGCGCGGTGGTACGCGGAGGTATCGTCGCCTATGCCTTGGTGATGAAAACCTCTTTGCTCGGTGTCTCGGAGGAGTCGCTAGCTCGGACCGGTGCGGTGACCGCGCATGTGGCCGAAGCTATGGCCGAAGGAGTGCGCAGAGCTATGGGCGCCGATATTGGCCTCGCTACGACCGGTGTCGCAGGTCCTGGCCCGGATGCGCGGGGGCTGCCAAGCGGAACGTTCTGGGTCGCGGTGGCGGGTGTCGAATCTGTACGATCGCGGGGATACTTTGGTGCAGTGTCGTCGGGACTAGAAGATGGGCGGGTTGAGCGGTCTCGAATGCAGGTGCGCGAATGTGCGGTGGGCGCTGCTTTAGCATTGGCGCGAGAGATGCTGACGGGGTCGTAA
- a CDS encoding FtsK/SpoIIIE family DNA translocase — protein MATRTTSPARASKGSSRTGSAGGARGSGRSAAPPGDPSTLPLPIRAVRTGYLAVARAVGGFVRGIGVEARPVPYEMRRDGYGLFLLAIAVLVAIREWWQVSGSIFEAVHAVAGGTFGLIAVVLPVLLAGWAIRMFRRPDLVHANARIAIGIMLFLMAFAAIASIARQMPEPASGIEALSRGGGVLGYLAAAPLLTLMPAPFVVTIYAVVALFSVLILTATPLESIPRTLMGVYRRLVGQSDAEHEEREQFGLRPRRRDIRRETDEAKTETLERTGVDAEPSESGPSSLLKRRRRGQKKSKADAQENLDHDSFGYVGDEPFVRGAEVATTKLDLDSAASSHQGTEALVTAVLGDQEEDVEEATARRKRFPRAADALKKSRGKAAHDETQPVETAETTPLEPPPLGLLPRSGEQLELSGDIVYTLPDPAFLVEGPPHKTRSEANDHVVAALTEVFDQFGINAQVTGFTRGPTVTRYEVELGAGTKVEKITALSKNIAYAVASADVRILSPIPGKKAIGIEIPNADRENVALGDVLRSPIARGNEHPMLMGIGKDVEGGFITANLAKMPHLLVAGATGAGKSSFVNSMITSILMRATPEEVRMVLVDPKRVELTIYEGIPHLITPIITNPKKAAEALEWVVREMDTRYDDLAAFGYKHIDDFNKAIRSGTVKIPPGSERKLAPYPYLLVVVDELADLMMVAPRDVESSIQRITQLARAAGIHLVLATQRPSVDVVTGIIKANVPSRLAFATSSLQDSRVILDSPGAEKLIGQGDALFHPMGVAKPMRVQGAWVNESEIHKVVDHVKAQMKPAYREDVTVAAAKKQIDDDIGGDLDVLLQAAELVITTQFGSTSMLQRKLRVGFAKAGRLMDLLESREIVGPSEGSKARDVLVHPDDLPQALALIRGEEPASHAPANEESTEQFGSGDGGVGVDSSRNYYDESASDEDAWQLTDRR, from the coding sequence ATGGCGACACGTACGACTTCCCCCGCACGTGCGTCGAAAGGCTCGTCTCGTACCGGTTCAGCCGGAGGGGCCCGAGGTTCGGGTCGCTCCGCCGCGCCGCCCGGCGACCCCTCGACGCTTCCGCTTCCGATCCGCGCCGTGAGAACCGGGTATCTCGCGGTGGCACGCGCGGTTGGCGGTTTTGTGCGCGGTATAGGTGTGGAAGCTCGACCCGTCCCGTATGAGATGAGACGGGACGGATACGGGCTGTTCTTGCTTGCGATTGCGGTGCTGGTTGCGATCCGTGAATGGTGGCAGGTTTCGGGATCGATTTTCGAGGCTGTTCACGCGGTTGCCGGAGGTACCTTCGGGTTAATTGCAGTGGTGCTGCCGGTCTTGTTAGCGGGCTGGGCTATTCGCATGTTCCGCAGGCCGGATTTAGTGCACGCCAATGCCCGCATTGCGATCGGCATCATGCTGTTTTTGATGGCGTTTGCGGCCATCGCCTCGATTGCTCGTCAGATGCCGGAGCCCGCCTCGGGCATTGAGGCGCTTTCGCGCGGAGGTGGGGTGCTCGGCTATTTGGCTGCGGCTCCGCTGCTGACCCTGATGCCCGCCCCATTCGTGGTCACGATCTACGCGGTGGTGGCACTGTTTTCAGTGCTCATCCTGACCGCGACGCCGTTGGAGTCGATTCCGCGCACGCTGATGGGGGTGTATCGGCGTCTGGTCGGGCAATCCGATGCCGAACATGAGGAACGGGAGCAGTTTGGGCTGCGGCCGCGCCGTCGGGATATTCGCCGTGAGACGGATGAAGCTAAGACGGAGACGCTGGAGCGCACTGGTGTCGACGCTGAGCCGTCGGAGAGTGGACCGTCCTCGCTGCTGAAACGCAGACGCCGTGGGCAGAAGAAATCGAAGGCCGACGCCCAGGAGAACCTGGATCACGACAGCTTCGGTTACGTGGGGGACGAACCCTTCGTGCGCGGCGCGGAGGTTGCGACCACCAAACTCGACCTCGATTCGGCAGCTTCTTCGCACCAAGGCACTGAAGCGCTGGTGACGGCTGTGTTGGGCGATCAGGAAGAGGACGTTGAAGAAGCGACCGCTCGGCGTAAACGGTTTCCGCGTGCTGCTGACGCGTTGAAAAAATCTCGTGGAAAAGCCGCTCACGATGAGACTCAGCCCGTTGAGACCGCTGAGACCACGCCATTGGAACCGCCCCCGCTGGGCCTTCTTCCGCGCTCTGGGGAGCAACTCGAGCTGTCCGGCGACATTGTCTACACCCTGCCTGACCCGGCATTCTTAGTCGAAGGCCCTCCGCACAAAACCCGCTCGGAAGCCAACGATCATGTGGTGGCTGCGCTTACCGAAGTGTTTGACCAGTTCGGGATTAACGCGCAGGTCACCGGGTTTACCAGGGGGCCGACCGTCACGCGGTACGAGGTGGAACTCGGCGCTGGAACCAAAGTTGAGAAGATCACCGCTCTCAGTAAGAACATCGCCTATGCGGTGGCGAGTGCGGACGTGCGGATTCTCTCGCCGATCCCCGGAAAGAAAGCGATCGGTATTGAGATTCCCAATGCCGACCGTGAAAACGTGGCGCTGGGCGATGTGCTGCGCTCGCCGATAGCGCGCGGCAATGAGCATCCGATGCTGATGGGGATCGGTAAAGATGTCGAGGGCGGGTTTATCACCGCGAACCTTGCGAAGATGCCGCATCTGCTGGTGGCCGGTGCCACCGGTGCGGGTAAGTCGAGCTTCGTGAATTCAATGATCACCTCGATTCTGATGCGTGCTACCCCTGAGGAAGTGCGGATGGTGCTGGTCGATCCGAAGCGGGTGGAACTCACCATTTACGAAGGCATTCCGCATCTGATCACGCCGATCATCACTAATCCCAAGAAAGCAGCTGAGGCGCTTGAATGGGTGGTCCGGGAAATGGATACCCGCTACGACGACTTGGCGGCTTTCGGATACAAGCACATTGACGACTTCAATAAGGCGATCCGTTCGGGCACGGTGAAGATCCCCCCGGGCAGCGAACGCAAACTCGCGCCGTACCCCTATTTGCTGGTTGTTGTCGATGAGCTCGCGGATTTGATGATGGTTGCCCCGCGCGATGTCGAATCTTCGATTCAGCGCATCACCCAGCTGGCCCGCGCCGCCGGTATTCACCTGGTGCTCGCGACGCAGCGTCCCAGCGTGGACGTGGTCACCGGCATTATTAAGGCCAATGTGCCTAGCCGCCTCGCGTTTGCCACCTCGTCGCTGCAGGACTCACGAGTGATTCTGGACTCCCCGGGCGCTGAGAAACTGATCGGCCAGGGTGATGCCCTGTTCCATCCAATGGGCGTGGCTAAGCCGATGCGAGTGCAGGGCGCGTGGGTCAACGAGTCGGAAATTCACAAGGTGGTTGACCATGTGAAGGCCCAAATGAAGCCCGCCTATCGCGAGGATGTCACGGTCGCTGCGGCAAAGAAGCAGATTGATGACGACATCGGCGGCGATCTCGACGTGCTGTTGCAGGCGGCCGAACTGGTTATCACCACGCAATTTGGTTCGACCTCAATGTTGCAGCGCAAACTGCGGGTCGGCTTCGCCAAAGCTGGTCGGTTAATGGACTTGCTGGAGTCTCGTGAGATCGTGGGTCCGTCCGAAGGGTCTAAGGCTCGGGATGTTCTGGTTCACCCCGACGATCTGCCGCAGGCACTCGCCCTGATCAGGGGAGAGGAACCGGCGTCTCACGCACCGGCTAACGAGGAGAGCACCGAACAGTTCGGATCGGGCGACGGTGGCGTCGGAGTCGATTCATCAAGGAATTATTACGATGAGTCGGCCTCGGATGAGGACGCCTGGCAGCTGACGGACCGAAGGTAA
- a CDS encoding DUF3046 domain-containing protein gives MRRSRFQVLADHVFGPALARTYCAETLLAPYGYVSADDALSRGENVRDVWVALCDAHDVPESERWELPEERRRAR, from the coding sequence ATGCGACGTAGTCGCTTTCAGGTACTCGCGGATCATGTATTTGGGCCTGCGCTCGCGCGCACGTACTGCGCGGAAACGCTGCTGGCTCCGTATGGGTATGTGAGTGCGGATGACGCCTTATCTCGCGGCGAGAATGTGCGGGATGTGTGGGTTGCTCTATGTGATGCGCACGATGTTCCGGAGTCTGAGCGGTGGGAGCTGCCTGAGGAGCGTCGCCGGGCTCGGTGA
- a CDS encoding helix-turn-helix domain-containing protein: MVVFRQELGDVLRDVRRQQGRTLRQVSQAARVSLGYLSEIERGQKEASSELLSSVCHALGMPMSFVLREVSDRIAVAEGVVIPDTVPDDLGDSLHGGLVGAR; encoded by the coding sequence GTGGTGGTTTTCCGGCAGGAACTTGGCGATGTCCTGCGCGATGTTCGTCGCCAGCAGGGTCGGACGTTGCGGCAGGTATCGCAGGCGGCCCGGGTGTCGCTCGGCTACCTCAGTGAAATTGAGCGGGGGCAAAAGGAAGCATCTTCGGAGCTGCTGTCCTCGGTCTGTCATGCGCTGGGGATGCCGATGTCGTTTGTTCTGCGAGAGGTGTCGGACCGCATTGCCGTAGCGGAAGGGGTTGTGATTCCTGACACGGTTCCCGATGACCTTGGGGACTCGCTGCATGGCGGCCTGGTCGGTGCGCGTTAA
- the miaB gene encoding tRNA (N6-isopentenyl adenosine(37)-C2)-methylthiotransferase MiaB: MTTTPAPTHTPSVQPRDDENISFASSPGSAARQRTYQVRTFGCQMNVHDSERLTGLLEDAGYISAPREADPRDGGVDVVVYNTCAVRENAANKLYGHLGQLLPAKKLNGDLQIAVGGCLAQKDRSTIVERAPWVDVVFGTHNMGSLPVLLERARHNHEAQVEILESLDVFPSTLPTRRESAYAAWVSISVGCNNTCTFCIVPSLRGKEKDRRPGDILAEVRSVVEDGVVEVTLLGQNVNSYGVEFGDRGAFAKLLRACGEIDGLERLRFTSPHPAMFTDDVIDAMAETPNVMPQLHMPLQSGSDRVLKAMRRSYRSTKFLGILDRVRAKIPHAAITTDLIVGFPGETGEDFEKTLEVVEASRFSSAFTFQYSIRPGTPAATMADQIPKEVVRERYDRLVALQDRITFEENQKQEGRVVDVLIAEGEGQRDHETERISGRARDHRLVHLSLPKDLPAAERPRPGDIVTTTVTRAAPHYLIADSARSISAAECAQSRDLFSIRRTRAGDAWDRLHDANSNDPGSAGCGTGAPKPKGPVGLGLPTIRPR; the protein is encoded by the coding sequence ATGACGACCACACCAGCACCCACGCACACTCCGTCCGTCCAGCCCCGAGACGATGAAAACATCAGCTTTGCCTCATCGCCCGGCTCGGCGGCACGCCAACGCACGTATCAGGTGCGCACCTTCGGCTGTCAAATGAACGTGCACGACTCGGAGCGACTGACCGGTCTGCTCGAAGACGCAGGGTATATCAGCGCCCCTCGAGAAGCTGACCCGCGTGATGGCGGGGTCGATGTCGTGGTGTACAACACCTGTGCTGTCCGCGAGAACGCAGCCAACAAACTGTACGGGCACCTCGGCCAGCTGCTGCCCGCAAAAAAACTCAACGGTGACCTGCAAATCGCCGTCGGTGGATGCCTGGCGCAAAAAGACCGATCAACCATTGTGGAGCGAGCGCCCTGGGTCGATGTGGTCTTTGGTACCCACAACATGGGTTCTCTTCCGGTATTGCTCGAACGTGCGCGACACAACCACGAGGCGCAGGTCGAAATCCTGGAATCCCTAGATGTTTTCCCCTCAACCCTTCCCACCCGGCGAGAATCTGCGTACGCCGCATGGGTCTCGATCTCGGTCGGCTGTAACAACACCTGCACGTTCTGTATCGTCCCGTCACTGCGCGGAAAAGAAAAAGACCGCCGACCCGGAGACATTCTCGCCGAGGTCCGCTCAGTGGTCGAGGACGGCGTGGTTGAGGTAACCCTGCTCGGTCAAAACGTGAACTCATACGGCGTGGAATTCGGGGATCGTGGGGCCTTCGCGAAACTGCTGCGAGCCTGCGGAGAGATCGACGGACTTGAACGGTTGCGCTTTACCAGCCCCCACCCGGCTATGTTCACCGACGACGTCATTGACGCGATGGCCGAAACGCCCAACGTGATGCCGCAGCTGCATATGCCCTTGCAATCCGGTAGCGACCGGGTGCTTAAGGCAATGCGACGCTCTTATCGATCCACGAAGTTCCTCGGCATCCTCGACCGGGTGCGTGCCAAAATCCCGCATGCGGCCATCACCACAGACCTGATTGTCGGATTCCCCGGTGAAACGGGCGAAGACTTTGAAAAAACCCTAGAAGTCGTGGAAGCCTCCCGGTTTTCCAGCGCATTTACCTTCCAGTATTCGATTCGTCCCGGCACCCCTGCGGCGACCATGGCGGATCAGATTCCTAAAGAGGTAGTCCGGGAACGCTACGACCGGTTAGTCGCCTTGCAGGATCGCATCACGTTTGAAGAGAACCAGAAGCAGGAAGGGCGTGTGGTCGATGTCCTGATCGCAGAGGGCGAAGGGCAACGAGACCACGAAACTGAGCGCATCTCCGGTCGCGCCCGCGACCATCGGCTGGTGCACCTATCCCTACCCAAAGATCTCCCCGCCGCGGAACGCCCCCGCCCAGGTGACATCGTCACCACCACGGTGACCCGCGCGGCCCCGCATTACCTCATTGCCGACAGCGCCCGAAGCATTTCAGCGGCAGAATGCGCCCAGAGCCGAGACCTGTTTTCGATCAGGCGAACCCGGGCCGGAGATGCCTGGGATCGCCTGCACGATGCGAACTCGAACGATCCCGGGTCAGCCGGATGCGGCACTGGGGCGCCAAAGCCAAAGGGCCCGGTCGGGCTCGGATTACCGACGATACGTCCTAGGTAG